Proteins encoded within one genomic window of Timaviella obliquedivisa GSE-PSE-MK23-08B:
- a CDS encoding MASE1 domain-containing protein, with protein MNSKVFPNSFKKILLILSIALIYYGTAKLGQYLAIPPGFITPVYPPSGIALAAILLMGYRVWWGIWLGALVAATWALWANTGILPMSIVSGLGLATGSVLQAVVGAFLIKRFIGSHHIFTNAPNVTKFTGIELLSCMVSPTVGSTTLYLCGFIDGKNYLISWVTFWLGDAIGVLVVAPLLLFWIEHWLSKHRGKAVKPTISAMQHSSRRSLQSILEVVGWAFSLLGVGMVAFGFGYPVEYLLIPLLVWSAFRAKPRFTAMAIALVSTLAIVGAIRGTSSFNRSTLNETLLLLQAFIGTVTVTTLILSAVIIEREQVKARIEQVNEELEFKVEERTAALNQSKEAAEVASHAKSEFLANMSHELRTPLNGILGYAQILSRSQSLGKKERKGVDIIYQCGSHLLTLINDILDISKIEAGRLELDPHTVHLPALLQGIAEIVGIRAEQKGIDFVYLPDANLPEGIEVDEKRLRQVLINLLGNAVKFTDQGTVTFRVERLDQIPLNDLDHSTESSTVTLRCQVSDTGIGMSPEALEKIFQPFEQVSDSKRNSEGTGLGLAISQTIAQLMGSQIQVQSQIGVGSTFFCDIELPIATEWQQTPTNATGEYLIGYQGERKSILIADDKWENRSVIVSLLEPLGFTVVEAEDGQDGLTKAIQIKPNLIITDIMMPIMDGYEFLQQIRQSEILQTLPVIVSSASVSNMDQQQSLDAGGNDFLTKPVQADDLFQMLHKYLQLTWIYQPTVSENEQVQSLISKANSSINSFTPLVSPPLADLTQLLQLAQHGRLKKLSEVAKALEHQNPQYAPLTQQLLDLSNGFQVAKLEAFIQQLLDEVTCAGRG; from the coding sequence ATGAATTCAAAAGTCTTCCCCAATAGCTTCAAGAAAATTCTGCTTATCCTTTCGATCGCCCTCATCTACTATGGCACAGCAAAACTTGGGCAATATCTGGCGATTCCGCCCGGATTTATTACGCCCGTCTATCCACCATCAGGCATTGCACTTGCAGCAATTTTGCTCATGGGCTATCGAGTTTGGTGGGGCATTTGGTTAGGAGCATTAGTTGCTGCAACGTGGGCGCTTTGGGCAAATACAGGCATTTTGCCCATGTCGATCGTGTCTGGTCTCGGTCTTGCCACAGGTTCAGTTTTACAGGCAGTAGTCGGTGCATTTCTCATTAAACGCTTCATAGGTTCCCACCATATTTTTACTAATGCACCGAACGTTACTAAATTTACTGGAATTGAACTTCTGAGTTGTATGGTGAGCCCAACTGTAGGTTCGACTACCCTATATCTGTGCGGATTTATTGATGGAAAAAACTACCTCATTAGCTGGGTAACTTTCTGGTTAGGAGATGCCATTGGAGTTCTGGTAGTTGCACCGCTGCTGCTGTTTTGGATTGAGCATTGGCTGAGTAAGCACAGAGGGAAAGCCGTCAAACCAACAATCTCAGCAATGCAACACTCGTCACGGCGATCGCTTCAGTCTATCCTAGAAGTTGTGGGCTGGGCTTTCTCACTGCTGGGCGTGGGAATGGTAGCTTTTGGCTTTGGCTATCCGGTTGAGTATCTACTGATTCCACTGCTAGTGTGGTCGGCATTTCGGGCTAAACCACGATTCACAGCTATGGCGATCGCTTTGGTTTCGACCTTGGCGATCGTCGGTGCCATCCGAGGCACAAGTTCATTCAATCGCAGCACTCTCAACGAAACTCTGCTGCTATTGCAAGCGTTTATTGGAACTGTCACCGTTACCACACTAATTTTGTCAGCCGTCATCATTGAGCGAGAACAGGTAAAAGCACGGATAGAGCAAGTCAATGAGGAGCTAGAGTTCAAAGTTGAGGAACGTACAGCAGCGTTGAATCAATCTAAAGAAGCGGCTGAGGTTGCCAGTCATGCCAAGAGTGAATTTTTGGCAAACATGAGCCACGAGTTACGAACTCCACTCAACGGCATCTTGGGATATGCCCAGATCCTGAGTCGCTCTCAAAGTTTGGGCAAAAAAGAACGTAAGGGTGTTGACATTATTTATCAGTGCGGTTCCCACTTGTTAACCCTGATTAATGACATTTTGGACATCTCTAAAATTGAAGCCGGTCGGCTGGAGTTAGACCCTCATACAGTTCATCTACCTGCTCTATTACAAGGAATTGCCGAGATCGTAGGTATCCGAGCAGAGCAAAAAGGCATTGACTTTGTGTATCTACCAGATGCCAACTTACCAGAGGGCATTGAGGTCGATGAGAAACGCTTGCGGCAGGTGTTGATTAATCTGTTGGGAAATGCCGTCAAGTTTACCGATCAGGGTACGGTGACCTTTAGGGTCGAACGGCTTGATCAAATTCCCCTAAATGATCTGGATCACTCTACTGAGTCATCAACAGTCACGCTTCGGTGTCAGGTCAGCGATACCGGGATTGGCATGAGTCCAGAGGCGTTAGAAAAAATCTTTCAGCCGTTTGAACAGGTCAGCGATTCAAAACGAAATTCCGAAGGCACTGGTTTAGGTCTAGCAATCAGTCAGACTATTGCTCAACTCATGGGCAGTCAAATTCAGGTACAAAGTCAGATCGGCGTGGGTAGCACCTTTTTCTGTGACATAGAATTGCCGATCGCCACAGAATGGCAACAGACCCCGACTAACGCTACCGGAGAGTATCTGATAGGTTATCAGGGTGAACGTAAATCTATTCTCATAGCAGACGACAAGTGGGAAAACCGATCGGTAATCGTCAGCTTGTTAGAACCTCTCGGCTTCACCGTAGTCGAAGCAGAGGATGGTCAGGATGGATTGACGAAGGCGATTCAAATCAAGCCAAATTTAATCATCACTGATATCATGATGCCGATCATGGATGGGTACGAGTTTCTCCAACAGATTCGGCAGTCTGAGATTCTTCAAACGCTTCCGGTTATTGTCTCTTCTGCCTCGGTTTCCAATATGGATCAGCAGCAGAGCTTGGACGCTGGAGGAAATGATTTTTTGACAAAGCCTGTGCAGGCAGATGACTTGTTTCAGATGCTCCACAAATACTTGCAATTGACCTGGATTTATCAACCTACAGTTTCAGAGAATGAACAGGTGCAATCGTTAATATCTAAAGCAAACAGCAGCATTAATTCATTCACGCCACTTGTTAGTCCACCGTTGGCAGACCTGACCCAGTTGCTTCAGTTAGCCCAACATGGACGATTGAAAAAACTGAGCGAGGTTGCAAAAGCCTTGGAGCACCAAAATCCACAGTATGCGCCTCTGACACAGCAACTGCTTGATCTAAGCAATGGATTTCAGGTTGCTAAATTGGAAGCATTTATTCAGCAATTGCTCGATGAAGTTACCTGCGCTGGAAGAGGCTGA
- a CDS encoding ribbon-helix-helix domain-containing protein: MRFSKDGVYNVRNTLAEFCSEPSMSESETVTIRLFTEIKGKLEALAASTNRSKSWLAAQAIASYV; the protein is encoded by the coding sequence ATGAGGTTTTCCAAAGATGGTGTGTACAATGTGCGCAATACACTCGCTGAATTTTGCTCAGAGCCTTCTATGTCTGAAAGTGAGACGGTTACTATTCGTCTTTTTACTGAGATTAAAGGGAAACTTGAAGCTCTCGCTGCCAGTACAAACCGGAGTAAGTCTTGGTTAGCGGCACAGGCGATCGCCTCGTATGTTTAA
- a CDS encoding MAPEG family protein gives MLTTSIYAAILGLVFVALSIRTLLLRRQLGVAIGDGDQPMLARAVRVHANFAEYVPLSLLLIYFLETQTRANLCIHILCSALVIGRITHAIGVSQVKETFRYRVIGMVITFTVIISASLGLMLSYAFYLLS, from the coding sequence ATGCTGACAACTTCAATTTATGCAGCCATTCTCGGTCTTGTGTTCGTCGCACTGAGTATCCGCACACTTTTACTGAGAAGGCAACTAGGGGTTGCGATCGGGGACGGAGACCAGCCCATGCTGGCAAGAGCCGTTCGCGTTCATGCAAACTTCGCAGAATATGTCCCGCTTTCACTCTTATTGATCTATTTTCTAGAAACCCAGACACGGGCAAACCTCTGCATTCACATTCTATGTAGCGCCCTCGTGATCGGACGCATCACCCATGCGATCGGGGTTAGCCAAGTCAAAGAAACCTTTCGATATCGAGTAATCGGTATGGTAATCACGTTCACAGTGATCATCTCTGCATCACTTGGACTGATGCTTAGCTATGCCTTTTATCTACTTAGCTAG
- a CDS encoding PadR family transcriptional regulator yields MALKHTILAFLSRQPLSGYDVAKEFAEGFGSCFWKASQQQIYAELTKLEQQGSVTYKAIPQQGRLDKKIYSTTDQGQQELIDWLTKPCEPAAIREDLGVMGLAGHLIPSQSVIREIERRRQLHFEMAQHVKTLDEHFSQHLDSLDLKDLYMHLVIRRGIRYQEEWIAWCDEAIQAIEQAVKRQAVK; encoded by the coding sequence ATGGCACTCAAGCACACCATCCTGGCATTTCTATCTCGTCAGCCTCTAAGCGGTTATGACGTTGCGAAAGAGTTTGCTGAAGGATTTGGCAGTTGCTTTTGGAAGGCAAGTCAGCAGCAGATTTATGCCGAACTGACAAAGTTAGAGCAGCAGGGCAGCGTTACCTACAAAGCGATTCCCCAACAAGGACGGCTTGATAAGAAAATCTATTCCACCACCGATCAAGGACAGCAAGAACTGATTGATTGGCTAACAAAACCCTGTGAACCCGCCGCCATTCGCGAGGATTTAGGCGTAATGGGGTTGGCGGGTCATCTCATTCCTTCTCAGAGCGTGATTCGCGAAATTGAACGGCGGCGGCAACTGCATTTTGAAATGGCGCAACACGTCAAGACATTAGATGAGCATTTCTCTCAGCATCTCGACTCGCTAGACCTGAAGGATCTCTACATGCACTTAGTCATTCGTCGCGGCATTCGATATCAAGAAGAGTGGATAGCTTGGTGTGATGAAGCGATTCAGGCGATCGAACAGGCTGTGAAACGTCAGGCAGTTAAGTAG
- a CDS encoding ABC exporter membrane fusion protein, which yields MMLGIGCFLLGGGIAYRVWWNRVWWSHPIQPPIAVAAAPTIETVSALGRLEPEGEVIQVFAPTSLEGARVEALKVSHGQQIRKGEVIAVLDTYERRQAALREAQEQLKVAQSRLKQVEAGAKSGEIRAQARVVDRQQVELQTETTAQEATIARLQAELRNAELEDRRYQTLYTEGAVSASLRDGKQLTADTVRQQLNEAQANLSRIQLSRQKQIAEAQATLDQIAEVRPVDVNVMRSQVSQAQASVVRVKAELDLATVRSPQDGQVLKIHTRPGELVGTQGIISLGQTQRMVAVAEVYELDVSRIREGQSATVISKNNAFSNVLSGKVVEVGLEINKQDVLNTDPAAKFDARVVEVKVRLDESSSRRVAGLTNLSIQVSIDVKS from the coding sequence ATGATGCTTGGGATCGGTTGCTTCTTGCTGGGTGGCGGGATTGCTTATCGAGTGTGGTGGAATCGAGTGTGGTGGAGCCATCCGATTCAGCCGCCGATCGCTGTAGCTGCTGCGCCTACGATTGAAACGGTATCTGCTCTAGGGCGATTGGAGCCAGAGGGTGAGGTAATTCAAGTGTTTGCGCCCACTTCCTTGGAGGGTGCGCGAGTTGAAGCTCTTAAAGTGAGCCATGGTCAACAGATTCGCAAAGGAGAGGTCATTGCCGTTCTAGATACTTATGAGCGTCGGCAGGCAGCTTTACGCGAGGCGCAAGAGCAGTTGAAGGTCGCCCAATCTCGGTTAAAGCAGGTGGAAGCAGGTGCAAAGTCAGGAGAAATTCGGGCACAGGCGCGAGTGGTTGATCGCCAACAGGTTGAACTACAAACTGAAACCACTGCCCAGGAAGCCACGATCGCCCGTTTGCAAGCAGAACTTCGCAATGCAGAACTCGAAGATCGGCGCTATCAAACGCTTTATACCGAAGGAGCCGTCTCTGCTTCCTTGCGCGATGGGAAGCAATTGACCGCCGATACAGTGCGGCAACAGCTAAACGAGGCGCAGGCCAATTTAAGCCGGATTCAGTTGTCTCGGCAAAAGCAGATCGCTGAAGCGCAAGCCACGCTCGATCAGATTGCAGAGGTTCGTCCGGTTGATGTAAATGTGATGCGATCGCAGGTGTCTCAAGCACAGGCAAGTGTGGTGAGAGTAAAGGCGGAGCTAGATCTGGCAACAGTGAGATCACCTCAAGATGGACAAGTTCTCAAAATCCATACTCGCCCCGGAGAGCTAGTTGGGACTCAAGGCATCATTAGCTTGGGGCAAACTCAGAGAATGGTGGCGGTCGCAGAAGTGTATGAGTTAGATGTCAGTCGTATTCGCGAAGGACAGTCTGCAACTGTGATTAGCAAGAACAATGCTTTTTCAAATGTGCTGAGTGGCAAGGTTGTAGAAGTCGGATTGGAGATCAACAAACAGGATGTCCTGAACACTGATCCAGCCGCAAAGTTTGATGCGCGGGTTGTGGAAGTAAAAGTGCGGTTAGATGAATCGTCTAGCCGTCGGGTTGCAGGTTTAACAAATTTGAGCATTCAAGTATCGATCGATGTTAAATCTTGA